From Deinococcus ruber, one genomic window encodes:
- a CDS encoding ImmA/IrrE family metallo-endopeptidase, producing MILSDPVQHLLADVEATLSRLGHPDPAQLARDLGIRLIYDAKAGSHGGPPSIITLPLGLPVSLERQMLAHEIGHIFMQQSGLESELRAQWDTVGPETFRMHNETIARHLAGLILIPTPLRLRAERRYGVTPTAALQLVRATGTELKDVLDRLVYVDPDACRGAFVTCGKILTQLKTNNVWVEKSQYDRVHEIAELMPGAALRSIAPQQVLGLGSWSGGAW from the coding sequence GTGATTCTCAGCGATCCTGTCCAGCACCTGCTCGCTGACGTAGAGGCCACGCTGTCGCGGCTGGGCCACCCCGACCCGGCACAGCTGGCCCGCGATCTGGGAATTCGCCTGATCTACGACGCCAAGGCAGGCTCTCACGGCGGCCCGCCCAGCATCATCACGCTGCCGCTGGGCCTGCCGGTTTCGCTGGAGCGGCAGATGCTGGCGCACGAGATCGGGCATATCTTCATGCAGCAGTCGGGGCTGGAAAGCGAGCTGCGGGCGCAGTGGGACACGGTGGGGCCGGAAACCTTCCGCATGCACAACGAAACCATCGCCCGCCACCTCGCGGGCCTGATCCTGATTCCCACGCCGCTGCGGCTGCGGGCCGAGCGGCGCTACGGCGTCACGCCCACGGCGGCGCTTCAGCTTGTGCGGGCAACCGGCACCGAACTGAAAGACGTGCTCGACCGCCTCGTCTATGTCGATCCCGACGCCTGCCGGGGCGCATTCGTGACCTGTGGAAAAATCCTCACGCAGCTGAAGACCAATAATGTGTGGGTGGAAAAGTCTCAGTACGACCGCGTGCACGAAATCGCAGAACTGATGCCGGGGGCGGCGCTGCGCTCCATCGCTCCTCAGCAGGTGCTGGGCCTGGGCAGCTGGTCGGGCGGTGCGTGGTGA
- a CDS encoding helix-turn-helix domain-containing protein: MAGRSFTARGSEGQALDKHGAGQLIRQRREALGYTQEDVVAHTSIPVSTYVSELENGKVSVGRSKHFPSLAQFLQLSEADVRAINPAAVIEVRAAPRPAEQLERELSPNLARAAELYADRPRYAGFGTPRWLNYLNAFNFYDGQEPEPEGWAELFLTLKQSNVTPGDGE; encoded by the coding sequence ATGGCAGGCAGGTCTTTTACCGCTCGCGGCTCTGAGGGGCAGGCGCTCGACAAGCACGGGGCCGGGCAGCTTATCCGGCAGCGGCGGGAAGCGCTGGGCTACACCCAGGAAGACGTGGTGGCGCACACCAGCATTCCCGTCTCGACCTACGTTTCCGAACTGGAAAACGGCAAGGTGAGCGTGGGCCGCAGCAAGCATTTTCCCAGTCTGGCGCAGTTTCTTCAGCTTTCCGAGGCCGACGTTCGGGCCATCAATCCGGCAGCGGTAATCGAGGTGCGGGCGGCTCCCCGACCTGCCGAGCAGCTGGAGCGCGAACTCTCGCCCAATCTGGCGCGGGCGGCAGAGCTGTACGCCGACCGACCCCGGTACGCGGGCTTCGGCACGCCGCGCTGGCTGAACTATCTGAACGCCTTCAATTTCTACGACGGGCAGGAACCCGAGCCGGAAGGCTGGGCCGAACTCTTCCTGACGCTGAAGCAGTCGAACGTGACGCCGGGAGACGGCGAGTGA